In Topomyia yanbarensis strain Yona2022 chromosome 2, ASM3024719v1, whole genome shotgun sequence, one DNA window encodes the following:
- the LOC131684950 gene encoding mitochondrial carrier protein Rim2 isoform X1: MTQRERDTFIHLFAGGIAGTAGAVVTCPLEVVKTRLQSSSASFIHSIPSRIATDNGKLPTGNEHHSRQRVCASTILSRRRPSVLAIPQCGISTSVQSISIWQCLKHIVQTEGSRALFKGLGPNIVGVAPSRAIYFCAYSKAKNALNTHGIIPANSPLVHIMSASCAGFVSATLTNPIWFVKTRLQLDYNAEGKMTVSECVKRIYATQGLRGFYKGITASYFGISETVIHFVIYEALKKKLTELRHSRPGDDKTSRDFLEFMAAGATSKTIASIITYPHEVARTRLREEGSKYRSFWQTIFTVGKEEGKGGLYRGLGTQLVRQIPNTAIMMATYEAVVYVLSNQLNTGSLIVSN, from the exons TATCGCAGGTACTGCCGGCGCTGTCGTAACATGTCCACTGGAAGTGGTCAAAACGCGTCTGCAAAGCTCGTCCGCCTCGTTCATCCATAGCATACCGAGCCGGATTGCTACGGACAACGGTAAACTACCCACCGGGAACGAGCACCATTCGAGACAGCGAGTATGTGCCAGTACGATCCTGAGCCGGCGGCGCCCATCG GTCCTTGCTATCCCACAGTGCGGCATCTCGACATCGGTCCAGTCAATCTCAATCTGGCAATGCTTGAAGCACATTGTCCAAACCGAAGGTTCGCGGGCTCTCTTCAAGGGTCTCGGCCCGAACATTGTCGGTGTCGCCCCATCCCGTGCGATCTACTTCTGTGCATATTCGAAGGCAAAAAATGCCTTGAATACCCATGG CATCATACCAGCCAACTCGCCATTGGTGCACATCATGAGTGCCTCCTGTGCCGGCTTTGTATCGGCCACCCTCACCAATCCAATCTGGTTTGTCAAAACGCGTCTGCAGCTGGACTACAACGCCGAGGGCAAAATGACCGTGTCGGAGTGCGTAAAGCGAATTTACGCGACCCAGGGGCTGCGAGGCTTCTACAAAGGCATCACTGCTAGTTACTTCGGAATCTCGGAAACGGTGATCCACTTCGTCATTTACGAGGCGCTGAAAAAGAAACTG ACTGAACTGCGTCATTCACGTCCTGGCGATGATAAAACTTCCCGAGATTTCCTTGAGTTTATGGCTGCTGGTGCCACGTCCAAGACGATAGCCTCCATCATCACCTATCCCCACGAGGTCGCTCGCACTCGGCTACGTGAAGAGGGCAGCAAGTATCGCAGCTTCTGGCAGACAATCTTTACCGTTGGGAAGGAGGAAGGAAAAGGAGGATTGTACCG GGGCCTCGGAACGCAACTTGTGCGCCAGATTCCGAATACTGCAATCATGATGGCAACATACGAGGCAGTTGTTTACGTACTGTCGAACCAGCTGAACACCGGCAGTCTGATTGTGAGCAACTGA
- the LOC131684950 gene encoding mitochondrial carrier protein Rim2 isoform X2: MTQRERDTFIHLFAGGIAGTAGAVVTCPLEVVKTRLQSSSASFIHSIPSRIATDNGKLPTGNEHHSRQRVCASTILSRRRPSVLAIPQCGISTSVQSISIWQCLKHIVQTEGSRALFKGLGPNIVGVAPSRAIYFCAYSKAKNALNTHGIIPANSPLVHIMSASCAGFVSATLTNPIWFVKTRLQLDYNAEGKMTVSECVKRIYATQGLRGFYKGITASYFGISETVIHFVIYEALKKKLLYVFATLLILTLSIVCVCVVTITFTYKHDHLIKKKIYRVHDERSGF; encoded by the exons TATCGCAGGTACTGCCGGCGCTGTCGTAACATGTCCACTGGAAGTGGTCAAAACGCGTCTGCAAAGCTCGTCCGCCTCGTTCATCCATAGCATACCGAGCCGGATTGCTACGGACAACGGTAAACTACCCACCGGGAACGAGCACCATTCGAGACAGCGAGTATGTGCCAGTACGATCCTGAGCCGGCGGCGCCCATCG GTCCTTGCTATCCCACAGTGCGGCATCTCGACATCGGTCCAGTCAATCTCAATCTGGCAATGCTTGAAGCACATTGTCCAAACCGAAGGTTCGCGGGCTCTCTTCAAGGGTCTCGGCCCGAACATTGTCGGTGTCGCCCCATCCCGTGCGATCTACTTCTGTGCATATTCGAAGGCAAAAAATGCCTTGAATACCCATGG CATCATACCAGCCAACTCGCCATTGGTGCACATCATGAGTGCCTCCTGTGCCGGCTTTGTATCGGCCACCCTCACCAATCCAATCTGGTTTGTCAAAACGCGTCTGCAGCTGGACTACAACGCCGAGGGCAAAATGACCGTGTCGGAGTGCGTAAAGCGAATTTACGCGACCCAGGGGCTGCGAGGCTTCTACAAAGGCATCACTGCTAGTTACTTCGGAATCTCGGAAACGGTGATCCACTTCGTCATTTACGAGGCGCTGAAAAAGAAACTG TTGTATGTGTTCGCTACTTTGCTAATCCTAACATTGAGCATTGTGTGCGTCTGTGTTGTCACAATCACATTCACATACAAACATGATCAcctcatcaaaaaaaaaatatatcgggTGCATGATGAGAGATCGGGGTTTTGA